A window of the Hypomesus transpacificus isolate Combined female chromosome 10, fHypTra1, whole genome shotgun sequence genome harbors these coding sequences:
- the dis3l2 gene encoding DIS3-like exonuclease 2 translates to MDTPRQTKGPNRARDTKRGQTQNTTPRQKDGYARLLSQHRSSKFRSYLEQYAQQSQFQGEENVPTTPIKTHSDRQDIPQRKSDQAQIEYSDSSDFSPSSWKGKGEESSLSLYMDKVNSRGARQDSERKEGVSDGFWRGERRDTATSQDGDVESGEEIGSVKHRNSQHQQRRNKDQPFKEPTSNQGSNDARDRVGRQAGSSGKEHEKKKSKKKNVPKNNMDEERDGLFHSDMNPEMTKSPHKPNNMQPQAPNSNSLADKGKKNRGGRGGKKQVFEPYMSAEDVSHALKRGELIQGPIRINPKKYHEAFIPSPDSPRDIFLDGIVARNRCLNGDVVVVQLLPREQWKVVRSDTDCEGASEPEASAGKTQRPGKKTPPSPDVIIEDQYSDQEEMVKRVENVSLNAKGGEGVNQDVPSKPNSTGEILQRTAKVVYIVEQKHSRAATGFLKFLPDKPFAMFAPVDHRVPRINVPLADCPHDFGSRPGDYANILFICRITHWPDDSNFAEGRLAKTLGQAGEIEPETEGILTEYDVDFSEFSHEVLGCLPQTLPWAIPPEELRRRKDLRKECIFTIDPATARDLDDALSCRPLPDGNFELGVHIADVSYFVEEGNALDFIAGRRATSVYLVQKVIPMLPRLLCEELCSLNPLTDRLTFSVIWKITPEGKILSEWFGRTVIRSCVKLSYDHAQSMIEAPDKLFSPDELPPVAPDHPVDEIHQAVLNLHAIAKRLRAQRFEGGALRLDQLKLSFTLDRETGMPQGCYVYQYRDSNKLVEEFMLLANMATAHHIYRSFPQKALLRRHPPPQSKMVDDLQEFCDQIGLSIDFSSAGALHKSLHSTLGDDEYTVARKEVITHMCSRPMQMAVYFCTGVLKEEPLFKHYALNVPFYTHFTSPIRRYADVVVHRLLAASLGCGPQLELTGEEVNKQASHCNDRKTASKRIQELSSELFFGVFVKESGPLDSEAMVMGVLDQAFDVLVLRYGVQKRIYCKAMEGLEKFHFNKVGKRAEMTLVWAPEDQDKAPVRQEIAIFSLVDVQLVTDGPMKYSAVLKRPTRNGS, encoded by the exons ATGGACACACCTCGTCAAACCAAAGGACCCAACCGGGCTCGGGATACCAAACGTGGCCAGACCCAAAACACCACGCCTCGTCAGAAAGATGGCTATGCCCGCCTTCTCAGCCAGCACCGCAGCAGCAAATTTAGATCTTACCTGGAACAGTATGCACAGCAGTCACAGTTTCAAGGGGAAGAGAATGTGCCAACCACCCCAATCAAGACCCACAGTGACAGACAAGACATACCACAGCGAAAAAGCGACCAGGCTCAAATAGAATATTCAGACTCCTCTGACTTTTCCCCTTCTTCCTGGAAAGGTAAGGGGGAAGAGAGCTCCCTGTCTCTGTACATGGACAAGGTTAACAGccggggtgccaggcaggactctgagagaaaggaaggggtcTCTGATGGGTTTTGgcgtggggagaggagggacaccGCCACCAGTCAAGATGGAGACGTAGAGTCTGGCGAGGAGATTGGTTCCGTCAAACACAGAAACTCCCAGCATCAGCAGAGGAGGAACAAAGACCAACCATTTAAAGAGCCCACTAGTAACCAGGGTAGCAATGATGCAAGAGACAGGGTTGGCCGCCAAGCCGGCTCAAGTGGGAAAGAGCATGAGAAGAAGAAATCTAAGAAGAAGAATGTGCCAAAGAACAATATGGACGAGGAAAGAGATGGGCTCTTCCATTCAGATATGAATCCAGAAATGACAAAGTCCCCACATAAACCAAATAACATGCAACCACAAG CCCCAAATTCCAATTCCCTGGCTGATAAGGGTAAGAAGaacaggggaggaagaggtggtAAGAAGCAGGTGTTTGAACCCTACATGTCTGCTGAGGATGTCTCCCATGCTCTGAAGAGGGGAGAGCTCATCCAG GGACCAATAAGAATCAACCCTAAGAAGTACCACGAAGCTTTCATCCCATCACCA GACAGCCCGCGAGACATCTTCCTGGATGGAATCGTGGCCAGGAACAGGTGCTTGAACGGGGATGTGGTGGTGGTGCAGCTGCTCCCCCGAGAGCAATGGAAG GTGGTGAGGTCGGACACTGACTGTGAGGGCGCCAGCGAGCCAGAGGCCTCAGCTGGGAAGACCCAAAGACCAGGGAAGAAAACCCCTCCCAGCCCCGATGTCATCATAGAGGACCAGTACAGTGACCAAGAGGAGATGGTTAAAAGGGTTGAGAACGTCAGCCTCAATGCTAAAG GGGGAGAAGGTGTGAACCAAGATGTGCCCTCCAAGCCTAATTCCACTGGAGAGATACTTCAAAGGACTGCCAAG GTGGTGTACATAGTTGAACAAAAGCACTCGAGGGCAGCGACAGGCTTCCTCAAGTTCCTCCCAGACAAACCCTTCGCCATGTTCGCCCCTGTGGACCACCGCGTACCTCGTATAAATGTCCCCCTGGCAGACTGTCCCCATGACTTTGGTTCCCGCCCTGGGGACTACGCCAACATCCTGTTCATCTGCCGCATCACCCACTGGCCAGATGACAGCAACTTTGCCGAAGG CCGCCTGGCTAAGACGTTGGGCCAGGCGGGGGAGATCGAGCCAGAGACCGAGGGCATCCTGACAGAGTACGACGTGGACTTCTCAGAGTTCTCCCACGAGGTCCTGGGCTGCCTGCCTCAGACCCTGCCGTGGGCCATCCCCCCTGAGGAGCTGCGCAGGAGGAAAGACCTGCG GAAGGAGTGCATTTTCACCATCGACCCTGCGACCGCCAGGGACCTGGATGACGCCCTGTCCTGCAGACCTCTCCCAGATG gtAATTTCGAGCTGGGTGTTCACATCGCAGATGTGAGTTATTTTGTAGAAGAGGGCAACGCTCTGGATTTCATCGCCGGCCGAAGAGCCACCAGTGTTTACCTGGTCCAGAAG GTCATCCCCATGCTGCCCAGGCTGCTGTGTGAGGAGCTGTGCAGCTTGAACCCTCTAACTGACCGGCTCACCTTCTCTGTCATCTGGAAGATCACCCCTGAGGGGAAG aTCCTGAGCGAGTGGTTCGGCCGCACGGTGATCCGCTCCTGCGTCAAGCTAAGCTACGACCACGCCCAGAGCATGATCGAGGCGCCGGACAAGCTGTTCTCTCCCGACGAGCTTCCACCCGTCGCTCCCGACCACCCCGTGGACGAGATCCACCAGGCCGTGCTCAACCTGCACGCCATCGCCAAGCGGCTCCGCGCCCAGCGCTTCGAGGGGGGCGCCCTGCGGCTGGACCAG CTGAAGCTGTCTTTCACTCTAGACAGAGAGACGGGCATGCCTCAGGGATGTTACGTCTACCAGTACAGAGACAGCAACAA GTTGGTGGAGGAGTTCATGCTGCTGGCCAACATGGCCACCGCCCACCACATCTACCGCTCCTTCCCCCAGAAGGCCTTGCTGCGACGCCACCCTCCACCACAGAGCAAGATGGTGGACGACCTGCAGGAGTTCTGCGACCAGATAGGCCTCAGTATCGACTTCTCCTCGGCCGGAGCTCTCCAC AAAAGTCTGCATTCCACCCTGGGAGATGATGAGTACACGGTGGCCAGGAAGGAGGTCATCACCCACATGTGCTCCAGACCCATGCAG atGGCTGTGTACTTCTGTACAGGCGTTCTGAAGGAGGAGCCCCTGTTCAAGCACTACGCCCTCAACGTGCCCTTCTACACGCACTTCACCTCCCCCATCAGACGCTACGCTGACGTCGTGGTCCACCGCCTGCTGGCCGCGTCGCTTG gtTGCGGGCCCCAGTTGGAGCtgacaggggaggaggtgaacaaGCAGGCATCCCACTGTAACGACAGGAAGACAGCCTCCAAGAGAATACAGGAGCTCAGCTCTGAGCTCTTCTTCGGGGTCTTCGTCAAG gaGAGCGGCCCTCTTGACTCTGAGGCCATGGTGATGGGTGTACTGGACCAGGCCTTCGACGTGCTGGTGCTGCGCTACGGGGTGCAGAAACGCATCTACTGCAAG GCTATGGAGGGCCTGGAGAAGTTCCACTTCAACAAGGTGGGCAAACGGGCTGAGATGACCCTGGTGTGGGCCCCGGAGGACCAGGACAAGGCCCCCGTACGGCAG GAGATCGCCATCTTCAGCCTGGTGGACGTTCAGCTGGTGACCGACGGGCCCATGAAGTACAGCGCCGTGCTCAAGAGGCCCACAAGGAATGGATCATGA